One Candidatus Binataceae bacterium DNA segment encodes these proteins:
- the rpsF gene encoding 30S ribosomal protein S6 → MRRYETIFILRPDQGEPQIKDTIKRFEGIISSGGGEPIETEEWGSRELAYRIKGERRGHYVRLDYVATGPVMNEVERNLKLADPVLRYLSVMLDDNADAAKAREEIDARNRRIAEAKAAAEARMAALAAAQQEKEKIEDAPEELMMEASAEDVAEPEGGSESN, encoded by the coding sequence TTGCGCCGTTACGAAACTATCTTCATTCTTCGCCCCGACCAGGGCGAACCACAAATCAAGGACACTATCAAACGCTTCGAGGGGATTATCTCCTCGGGCGGCGGTGAGCCGATTGAGACCGAGGAATGGGGTTCGCGCGAACTCGCCTATCGAATCAAGGGTGAGCGCCGCGGCCATTACGTGCGCCTCGACTACGTTGCGACCGGGCCCGTGATGAACGAGGTTGAGCGTAACCTGAAGCTGGCCGACCCCGTGCTGCGCTACCTGTCCGTGATGCTCGACGACAATGCTGACGCGGCCAAGGCGCGCGAGGAAATCGATGCGCGCAATCGCAGGATCGCCGAGGCCAAGGCAGCAGCCGAGGCTCGGATGGCGGCTCTGGCAGCGGCTCAGCAGGAAAAGGAAAAGATCGAGGACGCGCCCGAAGAGCTTATGATGGAAGCGAGCGCCGAGGACGTCGCCGAGCCCGAGGGTGGCAGCGAATCGAATTGA
- a CDS encoding DUF692 domain-containing protein: MKFPFLGFGVGMRRQHHTEIVEKRPRMDWFEVISENFMVAGGPPLHVLAKVREHYPIVMHGVSMSIGSADPLNRRYLRDLKRLAREFEPAWISDHLCWTGVGGRNLHDLLPIPYNEETLAFVARRIREVQDILERRVLFENISSYMKLRDSTIPEWQFVAEVAEAADCAILLDINNIYVNAFNHRFDARSYIDAIPRDRVAQFHLAGHTDRGTHLLDTHDHPVCDDVWDLYEYASRRFGSVSTLIEWDDNIPTIVELAATANRARQIHDQAINAPPPRARAPRRAAAPAFAAPHSA, encoded by the coding sequence ATGAAGTTTCCGTTTCTGGGATTTGGCGTCGGGATGCGTCGGCAGCATCACACCGAGATCGTCGAGAAGCGGCCCAGGATGGACTGGTTCGAGGTCATCTCGGAGAACTTCATGGTCGCGGGCGGGCCGCCGCTGCACGTCCTTGCCAAGGTTCGGGAGCACTACCCGATCGTGATGCATGGCGTGTCGATGTCGATCGGATCGGCCGATCCACTGAATCGCCGCTACCTGCGCGATCTCAAGCGGCTTGCGCGCGAGTTCGAGCCGGCGTGGATTTCCGATCACTTGTGCTGGACGGGAGTCGGCGGGCGCAATCTGCACGACCTGCTCCCGATTCCATACAACGAGGAGACACTCGCGTTCGTCGCACGCCGGATCCGCGAGGTGCAGGACATCCTCGAGCGCCGCGTCCTGTTCGAGAACATCTCGAGCTACATGAAGCTGCGCGACTCGACGATTCCCGAATGGCAGTTCGTCGCCGAAGTCGCCGAGGCGGCGGATTGCGCGATCCTGCTCGACATCAACAATATCTACGTCAACGCGTTTAACCATCGCTTCGACGCGCGCTCCTACATCGACGCGATCCCGCGCGATCGCGTCGCGCAGTTCCATCTCGCGGGCCATACCGATCGCGGCACGCATCTGCTCGACACGCACGATCATCCGGTGTGCGATGATGTATGGGATCTCTATGAATATGCGAGCCGCCGGTTCGGAAGCGTATCGACGCTAATCGAATGGGACGACAACATCCCGACTATTGTCGAGCTGGCCGCGACCGCGAATCGCGCGCGGCAAATCCATGATCAAGCGATCAACGCGCCGCCGCCTCGCGCCCGCGCGCCTCGACGCGCTGCAGCGCCTGCTTTCGCGGCTCCTCACAGCGCCTGA
- a CDS encoding choice-of-anchor Q domain-containing protein yields MSRVVTFILRAAVAIFVTAFIASTASNAHATNYLVNTLNDTTGAGDCSLRDAINAAEGNPAAGSTCNTRGIGDDTIDFAPSLAGGTIALQDFLPVIDRGSLTIQGDPAKGITINGGALAYFIQVFDGFRALSLSNVKITGGNGGAVLMVTSTPAVPSATFSHCTFSGVNGPAINDSGAALSINNSTFSDNQTAVATSGAATVSASTFLNNQDGISASNRLKVTNSTLTDNLNGIILGNGAVADIEGATFKENKNAAMLLTGGIATIDNSLFDNNDAGILNEAEVRVTGSTFSNNARFGIGNDGSSSGKAKVTAINSTLSGNNAGAIFNMNGVVNADFCTFYGNAPQTIYTYKNMNFDTATLLRGNVMVGIKNCETPAPPPRFIDQGFNIASDDSCPFSGSSQNNTDPRLDPAGLKDNGGPTPTIGLQGNSPAVAFVPLLQCYTQTGSLLELTTDQRDYGRPAPAHPLFCSAGAFEYGARPRPAFGLGLPLLQLPKPPPFPRF; encoded by the coding sequence ATGTCTCGAGTTGTTACGTTTATTTTGCGAGCCGCAGTCGCGATTTTCGTCACCGCATTCATCGCCTCGACTGCATCGAACGCGCACGCGACGAACTACCTGGTTAATACCCTGAATGACACTACTGGTGCGGGCGACTGCAGCCTGCGCGACGCGATCAACGCCGCTGAGGGTAATCCTGCGGCGGGTTCGACCTGCAATACTCGCGGCATCGGCGATGATACGATCGACTTTGCGCCCTCACTGGCGGGCGGGACGATCGCGTTACAGGATTTCTTGCCGGTGATCGACCGAGGTTCGCTGACGATACAGGGAGACCCCGCCAAGGGCATCACGATCAACGGCGGCGCGCTTGCCTATTTCATCCAGGTGTTTGACGGGTTCCGCGCGCTCTCTTTGAGCAATGTGAAAATTACTGGTGGAAACGGCGGAGCGGTGCTGATGGTTACATCCACACCGGCGGTGCCGAGCGCGACCTTCTCGCATTGCACATTCAGCGGTGTCAACGGACCTGCAATCAATGATTCCGGCGCAGCCCTCTCGATCAACAACTCGACGTTCTCTGACAATCAAACGGCTGTCGCCACGAGCGGCGCTGCTACGGTCAGCGCAAGTACATTCCTGAACAATCAGGACGGCATTTCAGCCTCGAATCGACTGAAGGTCACCAACAGCACACTTACTGACAATTTGAACGGAATCATCCTTGGCAATGGTGCCGTGGCCGATATCGAAGGCGCGACGTTCAAGGAGAACAAGAACGCAGCCATGCTGCTCACCGGCGGGATAGCTACGATCGACAACTCGCTGTTTGACAATAACGACGCTGGAATCTTGAACGAGGCCGAAGTGCGCGTGACCGGGAGTACATTCTCCAACAACGCGCGATTCGGCATCGGCAACGACGGCAGTTCAAGCGGCAAAGCGAAGGTCACCGCGATCAACAGCACCCTCAGCGGAAATAACGCGGGCGCGATATTCAATATGAACGGAGTAGTCAACGCCGACTTTTGTACGTTCTACGGCAACGCCCCGCAGACCATCTACACTTACAAGAACATGAACTTCGACACCGCGACCCTGCTGCGCGGCAATGTCATGGTAGGCATCAAGAACTGCGAAACCCCGGCCCCTCCGCCGCGTTTCATCGACCAGGGATTCAATATCGCCAGTGACGACTCGTGTCCGTTCTCGGGCAGCAGCCAGAACAACACCGATCCACGGCTCGATCCCGCCGGGCTCAAGGACAACGGCGGCCCGACGCCGACGATCGGACTGCAGGGCAACAGCCCAGCGGTGGCGTTCGTGCCGCTGCTCCAGTGCTATACGCAGACTGGAAGTTTACTCGAATTGACTACCGACCAACGCGATTATGGCCGCCCAGCCCCGGCGCACCCACTCTTCTGCTCGGCCGGAGCCTTCGAGTACGGCGCGAGGCCGCGTCCGGCCTTCGGCTTGGGCCTGCCGCTCCTGCAGCTCCCGAAACCGCCACCCTTCCCGCGCTTCTGA
- a CDS encoding NAD(P)/FAD-dependent oxidoreductase — translation MRIAIVGGGPAGLTAAIAARRLGLEPLVFEQARDFRRIGGGILIHSNGLRVLDALGLYRGFAARMNTVQKLFSVLPEGCVVGSVDYADLAIPFNRCAVVMRYELQEYLLSEAQCAGVKIEFGQRLMGFASNNGRGELEFESGMACEADVVLACDGYRSATRAAAGIAAKVIDINQAYLRGIAERSVDKSSIRELWGVDGRRFGICPLPGERTYFFCNAPPGGWEETRSEHLNEWIAGWSAFGDEVAGLLNSVADWSRVNYDELHEIRCREWARPPVFVVGDAAHAMTPNLGQGANSAMVDAIVLVRLLAEAAEYGASLAEVAATYQEIRQRFATRIQTTARWMGSMASYKSGLARTARNRAMGLMQSRKTMRSAALVGAGYNPLEERFLRSIS, via the coding sequence ATGAGAATCGCCATCGTTGGTGGGGGGCCGGCGGGTCTGACTGCCGCAATCGCGGCGCGCCGGCTCGGTCTCGAGCCGCTGGTGTTCGAGCAGGCGCGGGACTTTCGGCGCATCGGCGGCGGGATTCTGATTCACAGCAATGGCTTGCGCGTGCTCGACGCGCTCGGGCTCTATCGCGGATTCGCCGCGAGGATGAACACCGTGCAGAAGCTGTTCTCAGTGCTGCCGGAAGGGTGCGTCGTTGGCAGCGTTGATTACGCCGATCTCGCGATTCCCTTCAATCGATGCGCCGTCGTGATGCGCTACGAGCTGCAGGAGTACCTGCTCAGCGAAGCGCAGTGTGCCGGCGTAAAGATCGAGTTCGGCCAGCGCTTGATGGGGTTCGCATCCAACAACGGACGCGGCGAGCTCGAATTCGAAAGCGGCATGGCGTGCGAGGCCGATGTCGTCCTCGCCTGCGATGGATATCGCTCGGCGACACGCGCGGCGGCGGGAATCGCGGCGAAGGTAATCGACATCAATCAGGCCTATCTGCGTGGGATCGCCGAGCGCTCCGTTGACAAGTCCTCGATTCGCGAGCTGTGGGGCGTTGACGGACGCCGCTTCGGTATCTGCCCGTTGCCGGGAGAGCGCACGTACTTTTTTTGCAACGCTCCGCCAGGCGGGTGGGAAGAAACACGCAGTGAGCATCTCAATGAATGGATCGCGGGCTGGAGCGCGTTCGGCGACGAAGTAGCCGGCTTGCTCAATTCGGTCGCGGATTGGAGCCGCGTCAATTACGACGAGCTGCATGAAATACGATGCCGCGAATGGGCGCGGCCTCCGGTCTTCGTAGTCGGCGATGCCGCTCATGCGATGACGCCGAATCTCGGGCAGGGCGCTAACTCCGCGATGGTCGATGCGATCGTGCTGGTCAGGCTGCTGGCCGAAGCCGCGGAATATGGCGCGAGCCTCGCCGAGGTTGCAGCGACGTACCAGGAGATCCGCCAGCGATTCGCAACGCGCATTCAGACTACCGCGCGCTGGATGGGCTCGATGGCCTCGTACAAATCGGGCCTCGCGCGAACAGCGCGCAACCGCGCGATGGGTCTGATGCAGTCTCGCAAGACGATGCGCAGCGCGGCGCTCGTCGGCGCGGGCTACAATCCGCTGGAGGAGCGATTCCTTCGTTCCATCTCTTAA
- a CDS encoding cyclase family protein, with amino-acid sequence MAKSKPKAKKAAPKARKIAPKPKKKMVTKAPKPKAKVAARPKTIAKPKAAARPAAAPRAKAPSGPKIPSYSELPVRAGAPEGAAWGVFGDDDEVGTINLMTPERVVWAAQSIKNGKVFALNLPINIPDPPLFTRGKHQHTVKIFPNAEYVLDDYLDNFYPQASSQWDALAHVKHPVDGAYNGIPDYEITGRGGTRLGIDNMARRGIAGRGVLADIDRYYEKVGKSIDFIRAMSIPLEDLQDTLDAQKTRIAAGDILLIRIGWTKFYMSASPELKEELARETVVPGIEGSERTARWLWDNHVAAVASDSPALEALPKSEGEEFLHFRMLSYFGMPIGEMWNLEGLAADCAADGRYEFFITSAPLNIPGGVGSPPNALAIK; translated from the coding sequence GTGGCGAAATCCAAACCCAAGGCCAAGAAGGCCGCACCCAAGGCCCGCAAGATAGCTCCCAAACCCAAGAAGAAAATGGTAACCAAGGCGCCGAAGCCCAAGGCGAAAGTAGCGGCACGCCCCAAGACGATCGCGAAACCAAAGGCTGCCGCACGTCCTGCGGCGGCGCCGCGAGCAAAGGCGCCGTCGGGTCCGAAGATCCCCAGTTATAGCGAACTCCCCGTCCGCGCCGGCGCTCCCGAGGGCGCGGCGTGGGGCGTTTTTGGCGACGACGATGAAGTCGGAACCATCAACCTGATGACGCCGGAACGCGTCGTATGGGCCGCGCAATCCATCAAGAACGGCAAGGTTTTCGCGCTCAATCTGCCCATCAACATTCCCGATCCGCCGCTCTTCACCCGTGGCAAGCATCAGCACACCGTCAAGATTTTCCCCAACGCCGAATACGTGCTCGACGACTATCTCGACAACTTCTATCCGCAGGCGTCGTCGCAATGGGACGCGCTCGCCCACGTCAAGCATCCCGTTGACGGCGCTTACAACGGAATCCCCGACTATGAAATCACCGGCCGCGGCGGCACGCGCCTCGGTATCGACAACATGGCGCGGCGCGGAATCGCCGGCCGCGGCGTGCTGGCCGATATCGATCGCTACTACGAGAAGGTCGGCAAGAGCATCGACTTCATCCGCGCGATGTCGATTCCGCTCGAGGATCTCCAGGACACGCTCGACGCGCAGAAGACCAGGATCGCGGCGGGTGACATCCTGTTGATCCGCATCGGATGGACCAAGTTCTACATGTCGGCCAGCCCGGAGCTCAAAGAGGAACTGGCGCGTGAGACGGTCGTGCCGGGAATCGAGGGCAGCGAGCGCACCGCGCGATGGCTATGGGACAACCATGTCGCGGCCGTCGCCTCGGATTCGCCTGCACTCGAGGCGCTGCCGAAGTCCGAAGGCGAAGAATTCCTGCACTTCAGGATGCTCTCGTACTTCGGCATGCCGATCGGCGAGATGTGGAATCTCGAAGGCCTCGCCGCGGATTGCGCAGCAGATGGCCGCTATGAGTTCTTCATTACCTCGGCGCCGCTGAATATCCCCGGCGGCGTAGGCTCCCCGCCGAATGCGCTCGCTATCAAATAG
- a CDS encoding DUF2232 domain-containing protein: MTRKAIIGMIRAVALAAALFLAGGAIPVVGGIAMLFAPAPILIYAVGRSNPILRGVLSVVLATGLVVLGSGVYGGVTYLLTFGLATAIVCYMLERHFSFEVITAVAAGAMFAASAVAAVVLLGGPDALIAAMRAQLTEGMQRGQELYKYVGVDASIPADTQASVVTLTMKLIPALALLVAGVSILFNLRLFWRWTGPQRLSYSLFADLSRWSTPEWLIWPLLATGFGIFIPIGAASDIALNGFLVTMAIYFCQGLAIIRFYFQSLGVPAIVRIVIYFLLAHVVVAALVCIAGVFDMWIDFRRLKPPSQEAGSFGDFF, from the coding sequence GTGACGCGCAAGGCAATAATCGGGATGATTCGCGCGGTCGCGTTGGCGGCGGCGTTGTTTCTCGCCGGCGGCGCGATTCCGGTGGTGGGCGGAATCGCGATGCTGTTCGCGCCGGCGCCGATCCTGATTTATGCCGTCGGGCGTTCGAATCCGATCCTGCGCGGAGTCTTGTCGGTTGTGCTTGCAACGGGCCTCGTGGTGCTTGGCTCAGGTGTGTATGGCGGCGTCACCTATCTGCTGACGTTTGGCCTCGCGACGGCGATCGTCTGCTACATGTTGGAGCGCCATTTCTCGTTCGAGGTGATAACGGCGGTCGCTGCGGGCGCGATGTTTGCGGCATCCGCAGTTGCCGCGGTCGTGCTGCTGGGCGGTCCCGATGCACTTATCGCGGCGATGCGCGCGCAGCTCACCGAGGGCATGCAGCGCGGGCAGGAACTCTACAAGTACGTGGGCGTCGATGCGTCGATCCCCGCCGATACGCAGGCGAGCGTGGTCACGCTGACGATGAAGCTGATCCCGGCGCTGGCGCTGTTGGTCGCGGGCGTCTCGATCCTGTTCAATTTGCGGCTTTTCTGGCGATGGACCGGGCCGCAGCGTCTTAGCTACAGCCTTTTCGCCGACCTGTCGCGATGGTCGACGCCGGAGTGGCTCATCTGGCCGCTGCTCGCGACCGGATTCGGGATCTTCATTCCAATCGGTGCCGCAAGCGATATTGCGCTCAACGGCTTCTTGGTCACGATGGCGATCTACTTCTGCCAGGGGCTGGCGATAATTCGATTTTACTTCCAGAGTCTGGGAGTGCCGGCGATCGTGCGGATCGTAATTTATTTCCTGCTCGCGCACGTCGTGGTGGCGGCTCTGGTCTGTATCGCGGGGGTTTTCGACATGTGGATTGATTTCCGGCGGCTTAAGCCGCCGAGCCAGGAGGCCGGCAGCTTCGGCGATTTTTTCTAG
- a CDS encoding MFS transporter — protein MNVAAEPFSSERESVFARRDFRLYFGAFFLAALAFGAQSVAVSWQIYDIARDPLALGYAGLAQFVPMMLLSLPAGDFADRFNRRTILVCGFFVQSICSTLFLALTITKYHVLWPFYALLAMFGAARVFTNPAANSFLPLLVPQDQFPQAVAWVSSSRMTASIAGPALGGALYALGAGAVYAVCLAIFVSGAIAVAVIHTVSTREPASEEISSFERLTAGISYVRAHPLILGAISLDLFAVLLGGATALLPVYARDILHVGPGGLGLLRSAPGAGAAMLGIMLVRLPLKRRAGLTMFGCVALFGVATIVFGLSRSFPLSLAALFVLGASDMISVYVRQTLIQLATPDSMRGRVSAVSFLFIGASNELGEFESGLTASWFGTVPSVVLGGLGTLTVVALWAWMFPSLRKVSDISAVTPEEAAGAATELSGK, from the coding sequence ATGAACGTTGCGGCTGAACCATTTTCGTCCGAGCGCGAGAGCGTTTTTGCGCGGCGCGATTTCCGGCTCTACTTCGGCGCGTTCTTTCTCGCGGCGCTCGCGTTTGGCGCGCAGTCGGTCGCGGTAAGCTGGCAGATCTACGACATCGCGCGCGATCCGCTGGCGCTCGGCTACGCCGGCCTCGCGCAGTTCGTCCCGATGATGCTGCTGTCGCTGCCGGCGGGAGACTTTGCCGATCGCTTCAACCGCCGCACGATTCTTGTCTGCGGATTTTTCGTCCAGTCGATCTGCTCGACGCTGTTCCTGGCGCTCACGATCACGAAGTACCACGTGCTGTGGCCGTTCTATGCTCTCCTCGCGATGTTCGGCGCGGCGCGCGTGTTCACCAATCCGGCGGCCAACTCGTTTCTACCGCTGCTCGTGCCACAGGATCAGTTTCCGCAAGCGGTGGCCTGGGTGTCGTCATCGCGGATGACGGCGTCGATCGCAGGACCCGCGCTCGGCGGCGCGCTGTATGCGCTCGGCGCGGGTGCGGTCTATGCCGTCTGCCTGGCGATCTTCGTGAGCGGCGCGATCGCCGTTGCGGTGATTCACACCGTCAGCACGCGGGAACCAGCGAGCGAGGAGATCTCGTCGTTCGAGCGTCTGACGGCCGGTATCAGTTACGTGAGAGCGCATCCGCTGATCTTGGGCGCAATCTCGCTCGACCTGTTCGCAGTTCTGCTCGGTGGCGCGACTGCGCTGCTGCCCGTCTATGCGCGCGACATCCTGCACGTCGGGCCGGGAGGCCTGGGTCTTCTGCGGAGCGCGCCCGGAGCCGGCGCGGCGATGCTCGGGATCATGCTGGTAAGGCTGCCGCTCAAGCGTCGCGCCGGGCTTACGATGTTCGGATGCGTCGCACTGTTCGGCGTGGCGACGATAGTTTTCGGGCTGTCGCGCAGTTTCCCGCTCTCGCTGGCTGCTCTCTTCGTGCTCGGCGCGTCCGACATGATCAGCGTGTACGTGCGGCAGACTCTGATTCAGCTCGCGACGCCAGACTCGATGCGCGGCCGTGTCAGCGCGGTCAGCTTCCTCTTTATCGGCGCGTCGAACGAGCTCGGCGAATTCGAATCTGGACTGACGGCGTCATGGTTTGGCACCGTGCCTTCGGTTGTGCTCGGCGGCCTCGGCACATTGACGGTGGTTGCGCTCTGGGCCTGGATGTTCCCGAGCTTGCGCAAGGTCAGCGACATCTCGGCCGTGACACCCGAAGAGGCCGCGGGCGCAGCTACAGAGCTTTCCGGTAAGTGA
- the rpsR gene encoding 30S ribosomal protein S18, with the protein MRRRPGGRRKVCRFCADKTLKVDYKDVRTLQSFITEGGKIVPSRTSGNCAKHQRQLAIAIKRARVIALLPFSTLGV; encoded by the coding sequence ATGCGCCGGCGGCCGGGCGGACGGCGCAAGGTGTGCCGTTTCTGCGCGGACAAGACCCTCAAGGTCGATTACAAGGACGTGCGCACGCTGCAGAGCTTTATCACCGAAGGTGGCAAGATCGTGCCGAGCCGGACCTCGGGCAACTGTGCGAAGCATCAGCGGCAGCTCGCGATCGCGATCAAGCGAGCGCGGGTGATTGCGCTGCTGCCGTTTTCGACGCTCGGAGTGTAA
- a CDS encoding single-stranded DNA-binding protein, with protein sequence MAANRIELEGRVLSTPEFRVSPSGAPFLRLLVECGQAGEELSLSVLLTGSKATAIKALIEPGRPVRVVGRLRALRVSAAAQRPETAFEVVAESIDPADS encoded by the coding sequence GTGGCAGCGAATCGAATTGAGCTCGAAGGCCGGGTCCTGAGCACGCCCGAATTTCGCGTATCGCCTTCGGGCGCGCCGTTCCTGCGGCTGCTGGTGGAATGCGGTCAGGCGGGTGAGGAACTCAGCCTGTCGGTGCTGCTGACGGGATCCAAGGCGACGGCAATCAAGGCGCTTATTGAGCCGGGACGGCCGGTGAGGGTCGTCGGGAGGCTGAGGGCGCTCCGGGTCTCGGCGGCTGCGCAGCGGCCCGAGACGGCATTCGAAGTAGTCGCGGAATCGATAGACCCGGCGGATTCTTAA
- a CDS encoding DNA-binding domain-containing protein, whose protein sequence is MIKRSTRRRLAPARLDALQRLLSRLLTAPEGVAQGLAAERAPTRLGLDAIVATDERLSSEERLDIYANMYFYRLLDVLREDYPATAAILGEVDFYNLITGYLVEYPPTEPSIAHCGQHLAKYLRARPQSGKKPWLADLATLERAMLDVLLAPDAKPLDDATMKSIPPAQWPTLRMRTIPAITILELNWNVSKLADAIESGHKSRKPARGACAIIAWRRNDHVFHRKLDNPERAPLKALAQGARFDRVCRIIADEVGEPGAAETIAKMLQRWLGEGVLMLVQSSAWRSRTASGR, encoded by the coding sequence ATGATCAAGCGATCAACGCGCCGCCGCCTCGCGCCCGCGCGCCTCGACGCGCTGCAGCGCCTGCTTTCGCGGCTCCTCACAGCGCCTGAGGGCGTAGCCCAGGGCCTCGCCGCCGAGCGCGCGCCGACACGCCTCGGCCTCGACGCAATCGTCGCGACCGACGAGCGCCTCTCATCCGAGGAGCGCCTCGATATCTACGCCAACATGTACTTCTACCGGCTGTTGGATGTCCTGCGCGAGGACTATCCGGCAACGGCAGCGATCCTCGGCGAAGTCGATTTTTACAACTTGATTACCGGCTACCTCGTCGAGTATCCGCCCACGGAGCCATCGATCGCGCACTGCGGACAGCATCTGGCGAAGTACCTGCGCGCTCGTCCGCAGAGCGGCAAGAAGCCGTGGCTCGCCGACCTCGCGACGCTCGAGCGCGCGATGCTCGACGTCCTGCTCGCCCCCGACGCAAAGCCGCTCGACGACGCGACGATGAAATCGATTCCGCCGGCGCAATGGCCGACGCTAAGGATGCGCACGATACCCGCCATCACGATCCTCGAACTCAACTGGAACGTTTCGAAACTCGCCGACGCGATCGAAAGTGGTCACAAATCGAGGAAGCCAGCCAGGGGCGCCTGCGCGATCATCGCGTGGCGCCGCAACGATCATGTCTTCCATCGCAAGCTCGATAATCCCGAGCGCGCCCCGCTGAAAGCCCTCGCACAAGGCGCACGGTTCGACCGGGTCTGCCGTATCATCGCAGACGAAGTCGGTGAACCCGGCGCCGCTGAAACGATCGCGAAGATGCTCCAGCGATGGCTGGGCGAGGGAGTCCTGATGCTCGTGCAGAGCTCTGCCTGGCGATCGCGCACCGCATCAGGACGATAG
- a CDS encoding DUF1329 domain-containing protein: MATCTIAKPWRLGAVLLILLSFLTRSASAQVAPGDTITMQNAEKVRALVSPGTFYAVSRGMGMHIVAPSRIDWPPPYQTATEKYSSQVRLAADHVNLEGYVAGQPFPILDANDPDIGQKIMWNQYFKPIATDDLDLRYFECQVVKQNPGAQQEILKQTEAAHAAGYSEIGRTEVEPMPADPDFQSTGIWARSALYPVLAPAEDRGTGGLRFRYWDANRADDAWVYLASVRRIRRLDESIMSTSAGLSTWDADHVGGFAAKPQEYKFKYLGDKEMLACAHARTVPAQPCATDGGATTCGDDWEMRHQYVVEVTPRPGRAANVLQSKTIVYVDGEAWFTPYTDSYDQKGELWKTQIYLFTYRDRPVPDAKVAVYPFKRQFNIAGSSVDVQTGMVTTCYLPGADMPERECWYINMGAVDRDFFTTEAMRKAGH, from the coding sequence GTGGCAACTTGCACGATTGCGAAACCCTGGCGCCTTGGCGCGGTGTTGCTCATTCTGCTTTCCTTCCTGACGCGATCGGCGTCGGCGCAGGTTGCGCCGGGCGACACGATCACGATGCAGAATGCGGAGAAAGTGCGTGCCCTCGTCAGTCCGGGAACTTTTTATGCCGTCTCGCGGGGGATGGGGATGCATATCGTTGCGCCCTCGCGGATCGATTGGCCGCCGCCTTACCAGACCGCGACCGAGAAATATTCGAGCCAGGTGCGCCTCGCGGCTGACCACGTCAATCTCGAAGGCTACGTCGCGGGCCAGCCGTTTCCGATCCTCGATGCGAACGATCCCGATATCGGCCAGAAGATCATGTGGAACCAGTACTTCAAGCCGATCGCGACCGACGATCTCGATCTGCGTTACTTCGAATGCCAGGTCGTCAAGCAAAACCCCGGCGCGCAGCAGGAGATCCTGAAGCAGACCGAGGCCGCGCACGCGGCCGGATACTCGGAGATCGGCCGCACCGAAGTGGAGCCGATGCCAGCCGATCCCGATTTTCAGAGCACCGGCATCTGGGCGCGCAGCGCGCTTTATCCTGTCCTCGCGCCAGCCGAAGATCGCGGCACGGGGGGACTTCGTTTTCGCTACTGGGATGCGAATCGCGCCGACGACGCGTGGGTTTACCTTGCAAGCGTTAGACGCATCCGCCGTCTCGACGAATCAATCATGAGCACATCGGCGGGCCTTTCGACCTGGGATGCCGACCACGTCGGAGGATTCGCGGCCAAGCCGCAGGAGTACAAGTTCAAATATCTCGGTGACAAGGAGATGCTTGCGTGTGCGCATGCGCGCACCGTTCCGGCCCAGCCCTGCGCAACCGACGGCGGCGCGACGACCTGCGGCGATGACTGGGAGATGCGTCATCAGTACGTCGTCGAGGTGACGCCCCGTCCCGGTCGCGCGGCCAACGTGCTCCAGTCGAAAACGATCGTTTACGTCGACGGCGAGGCGTGGTTCACGCCCTACACTGACAGCTACGATCAGAAGGGCGAGCTCTGGAAGACGCAGATCTATCTCTTTACGTATCGCGACCGGCCGGTGCCCGATGCCAAGGTTGCGGTGTATCCATTCAAGCGCCAGTTCAATATCGCGGGTTCGAGCGTCGACGTGCAGACCGGGATGGTGACCACTTGTTATCTGCCGGGCGCCGACATGCCCGAGCGCGAATGCTGGTATATCAATATGGGCGCCGTCGATCGCGACTTCTTCACGACGGAGGCAATGCGCAAGGCGGGTCATTGA